The genomic window TCCAGATGTCTGATCGCAAACTGGTCTTCACCGCCTACGGGTGGGAGACCTACACCTCATGGTTGGCCCGCGACCGCACGATCCTGAAGGCGGCGAACAAGGTCATAAACGCCGCGCTCGCGGACCCCTTCGTCGGCATCGGCAAGCCTGAGCCGCTGAAGCATCACTTGGCGGGGCACTGGTCGCGGCGAATCACCCGCGAACATCGGCTGATCTACTACGTCACGGACAGTGAGTTGATCGTGATCGGAGTTGGCGGGCACTACGACGACTGACCGGAAGGCTAACCCGCGGTGAGGATTTCGTCGGCGGCGCGGTGGCCGGAACGGATCGCGCCGTCCATGTAGCCGTTCCACACCGACGCCGTTTCCGCGCCCGCCCAATGGATTCGGCCGCAGGCGGTGGCGAGGGAGCTGCCGTACTGGGTCCACACTCCGGCTCCCAGCCTTCCGCCGTAGCAGCCGCGCGTGAATTCCTCTGCGCACCAGTCCTTTTCGATGAGGTCGAACGGCTCGGCGGCTTGCGGCCCGGAGTACTTCACCAAGGCGTCGATGACGAGCGTGCGGCGCTGGTCGGCGGTCAGTGCCGCCGCGGTTCTGGCGTGGGCGTCCTCGAGGAAACCGACCAAGACGCCGCAGGAGGCATCGACGGGGGAGTTGTCCAGAACGATGTTGAACGCGTCGTCGAGGCTGAGCACGAACCCGTTCAGGCCGGCGGCGCGCCAGAACGGTGTGGGATAGCCGACCTGGAACTTGATGACCGAACACGCGGGAACTGCTGGGTCAGTCCGTCGCGCGCCGCGGGCAACGGCGGCAGATAGCGGAACGAGCAGCTGACCGATTCCAGTAGGCCACGGGCACTGCGCCAGCGCAAGAGCGCATCGAGCTTCGCGATCAGGTCCCCGGGGGTGACACCGTCCTCAGGCGACGATGTCGAAAAGGGTCAGCTCTCGCGCCGCGGCGGCGCGCTGTTCGGCCCGCTCACGGATCGCGCACGTCGGGCCGATCCCCTGTGCGACCGATTCCGCCGACACCAGCCAGCCGTGGCAGCGGCGGCAATGCGCCACCAGCCTGATCTCGGGACGATCGTCGGTCTCGGCCATGTCGCTCTCCTTCGGCCGCTGCTGGCTCCCGTCTCGAGAGTGACACAGGGGACCGACACCTTTGGGCGATCATGCCCGCTCGATAGGAGGAAAGTGCGCTTGTCGGAGGAGTTCTCGTTCGGGCTCGCTACCGCGGTCGCGCGAGTTGTCTACTTCGCTCGCGGAATCACGTGTGCCGCAAGGTTGTCCACTGCCACAGCACGCGTCCGGTCGACATCGGCGAACAACATGCCTGGCCAGGGCGATGAATGTCGGCCGTTGATCGTGAATCCTGAAGGCGTTGAGCGGCTTCGAATGGCGCGGTGTCGGTGGAAGTGACGTCGCTTGCTCGCGGTGTCGAAGACCTCAGCCTTTGAACGAGTGCAGGCTGGCCAGGCACAAGGTCTGCTCGGCGTCGAACCATTCGAAGGTGCTCACGGGCTGGAATCCTAGGCGGGCCGCGAGGCCGAGCGAGCGTTTGTTGGCCGTCTGGGTGGCGATGAGGACCGGCTGGTCGGGGAGCTCGTCCGCGGCTGCGCGCAATACGGTGGTGGCGGCCTCGAATGCCAGGCCCGCGCCCCAGGCGTCGCGCCGCAACAGGTAGCCCAGTTCCAGTTCCTCGCCGTGGTCGGTGACGTGACCGGGCTCGTCGGCTGCGCGCCTTTTGAGTTCGAATGTTCCGAGGAGGTCGTCCGTGGTTTTGTCGGCGATGACGAAGTGGCCGGGATTGGCCGTCGCCTTGGCCGTGCCGCCGATCGCATCGAGGCGTTGCTCGACGTCCTCCCGCAGACGCGGGCCTCCGATGTAGGTCCAGACATCCGGGTCGGTCTGTAGCTCGATGAGTCTTTCCCGATCAGTGTCGCGTGCCTTGCGCAGCAGGACTCGCTCTGCTGCGATCTGGACGGCCGACAGCATCGGCAACCGGTTCATGTGCCCCTCCCTTGCTGGACGTTGATCCATCACCGAAGCGGGCGTCCACCTGTCAGCGGTTGCACAGCCGTGCAGGACCGCGCGTCGCGGCATGGTGGACGCCCACGGGTCGGTGCGGTCAGAGTCGGAAGATTCGCGAACCCGTGGCCCATCCGGCGCTGGACCAGTTGGGGCCGAAGCAAGCGACCGTGCCCGGCTGTCCGACGGGCAAGTCGACGCGCGTGGTGTACGGGCCGACGATCGGTGGGAAGGTCGCGAAGTTGTATCCCACGCAATCGATTTCGAGTCGGTAGGTGCCCTCTCCGCCTCGGCACACGCCGTTGTATCCCCAAGGGCCGTTCATCGACCCCTCGCAGCCGGACGAGTCGGCGGCGGCGGTTCCGGCGATCGCCGCTGTCGCGGTGAGTGCCAGCAGGGGTGCGGTCAGGCACATCGCTACTGCTCGAGGCGAAATCCTCATAAGGTCTCCGATCGTGTAGTCGTAGCTTTCATAGGATGTATCCGCCGCTGCGTCGCGACACGTTACATGCGGCCGCGACTCCCACTGCCGGACAGGGCAATTCGCAGCGCGTCGGCCCAGGTCGATCATGCGAACGACCATGAAAATGTTATGGACGTACATAAACGGCCGATCGGTGAATCGGCGTGGCCGAACGGCGCCTCGAGCACCTCAGGACGACGCTCCGTAGCGGGTGGCGACGGCGGCGGCGCGGTTGTGCAGGGAGGTGCGCAACCATTGCGGCGCAAGGGCTTCCGCGTCGGTAGCGAGCTGCCACAGCGCCCATTCGGCGTGTCTCGGATCTTGGAAGGTCACCTCCAGCCGCAGCCGGCCGTCCGCCTCGGCTTCTTCGGCGCGGACAGCCAGCGCGGTGCCCACCAGATCCTCCCGCCGTGCCGGATCCATCTGTACCAGCACGGTGACTTGATCGCCGCCGGTCCGAAACCGCTTGCTGCGTTCCTGCCAGGCCCGGTCCAGATCGACCCGCTCCGGCCGCTGTGCGGGTTCGGGCAGTTCCTCCGCGGCCAAGATTCGGGACAGCCGGTAGGTGCGGTCCGCGCCGGACCTCGTGGCCAGCAGGTAGCCCTGGCCCCGTGCGGTGACCAAGCCGATCGGGTCCACCGTGCGCCATTGCGGAGTCTGGTCCACCGCCGCGTAGTGGATGCGCAGTTTGCGTCCGGCGAAAACCGCGCGCCGAACCTCCGTCACTACGGCGTCGGGCGCATCCTCGGCGACCAGTCGGCGCGAGAGGAGGTCGGTCTCGGGGTCGATGAGCAATCGCTCGGCCGCACCGGCCGCGGTGGCTCGATAGCTTTCGGGTAGCGCGTCGACCACCTTGCGCATGGCCGAAGCGAGCGCCGCGCCGAGGCCGAATGCCTGTGCGCCGCGCCGTGATCCGGCGACCAGCAGGGCGAGTGCCTCGTCGTGGTTCAGCCCGGTGAGCTCGGTCTGGAAACCGGGCAGCAACGCGAAACCGCCGTGCCTGCCGCGTTCTGCGTAGACCGGAACGCCTGCCGCCGACAGCGCCTCGATGTCCCGCAGCACGGTGCGGGTGGACACCTCGAGCTCGTCGGCCAGCTCGGTCGCGGTGAGCCGACCGCGCTGGCGCAGCAGCAGCACCAGCGACACCAACCGATCGGCGCGCATGCGAAAAACTCTACCGGAATACACGACACAAGATGTCGTGATTAATTGGCAGGGTTGTCGACATGACAAACAAGAAAGTGGCCACCGACCCCAACGACCTGGGCAAGTACTTCATCGAGCGCGCCAACGCGGGCGACGTCGACGGCCTGGTGGCGTTGTACGAGCCGGACGCCGTGCTGGCGTTCCCGCCGGGCAACACCGCGACCGGACATGCGGAGATCCGCAAGGTGTACGAGCAGTTCGTCGCCGCCGCGCCGGTGCTCTCGCCGGGTAGGCAGCATCCGGTGCTGGTGAGCGGCGACCTGGCACTGACGGCGTCCACGCTGACCACCGGCGAGATGACCGTCGAGATCGCCCGCCGCCAGCCGGACGGATCGTGGCTGTGGGCCGTGGACCAGCCGGCGCTCGTGCCGTAGCGGGGCGGCGGTGGGCCGGTGCGACCGCGCCCACCGCCGCGCTGCGGCGTGTGCACATGCCGGATATCGCTATGCGTCGAATCGCGACCATCGGCGTCTACGGCTTCGCGGCCGAAGCCTTCCTCGAGCGGCTGACCGGCGCGGGCGTGGGATTGCTACTCGACCTCCGCCAGCGCCGCGGCGTTCGGGGCCCCGACTACTCCTGGGCGAACTCGGCGCGGCTCCAGAGCATGCTCGCCGCGGCGGACATCGGCTACCGGCACGTGAAGGAGCTGGCGCCGACGACCGAACTGCGCCGGCTCCAATACCGCGAGGACGACCGCCAGGGCGTGGGCAAACGCAACCGTGTCGCGCTCGCGCCGGAGTATGCCGAGCGCTACACCCGTGAGATCCTCGACCCGTTCGACCTCGGCGCGCTCGTGGCCGAGCTTCCGAGCGACTCCGTGACCGCTCTTCTCTGCGTCGAGCGCGATCCGGAGGCCTGTCACCGCTCGCTCGTCGCCGAGCGCCTGCGCGCCGAGCAGGGCCTGCCGGTTACGGATCTCCGCCCGAGCTGAGACATGCCTGCCGAATCCATATCCCTGGCATGAAGTGGTCGCCGCGCGTGCTCGATCGGTTTGCCGACGGTCGAGCACGTTCCGCGCCACCAGCCGAATTCGACCGTGCGGAAACTCGTCGGATGTAGTTGTGGGGAGCGCATTCGCACTCCTGTTCGGCGTCGCAGCACGTGCGGCCGACACCGCCTTCGTCCATGCGGCGCAATTGTGCTACCGGCACGGCGAGTTCCCGTCCGCCGCGCAGTGCAAGTACCAAAAATGATGGGCGGCAACGACGTTGCGAGCACGAGCGCGCACGGATAGCCGTGTGGAGCCTACCTGCACGAAATGAATCCTGCAGTGCGAGTCTTCCGCATTGTGGGCAATCTGATTTCGCAAAGCGAGATGACAAAAGTCCCTTAACTACCGGTAGGTTTCAAATACCGGAGGGTATTCTTTTCGCGTTTCCGGGGGAAATGCGTTGGGCGCTGAGAAATTTCCCGGCGATAGCTGTACATCGGTCGTCGGCCGTGTGTAGCGTCTGGACTCGCTAAATCCCTCAGAGACAAGCGGTGGCACGGTGATCGGTATCGAGGGCTGCCTGAAACGCATCATGGACATTCCAGGTGCGCGCAGCGTGACGATGGTGGACGGCGCGAGCGGTCTCGCGATCGCAGCGGCCGGCGAGCACGATCTGGTCGACGAGCACGAAGATGCCGCGGCCACAACGGATGTGGTGCGCGCCGTGCTCGGCTGTTCGGCACTGGCCACCGGTCGCGACGGTGACGATCTCACCGAGATCATCGTGTGCGGCACCCGTGGATTTCACCTGCTGAATCTGGTGGACGGCGATTTCGACGGGCGGCTTTTCGTGCACGTGCTGTGCGACGACGACACCGGAAATCTGGCCATGGCGCGATTCCAGCTGCGAGCGATTCTGGCGGAATTCGCCGAGGACGGTCATGGGCGTTGAACTCGCGGTCGAGCTGCGGCGGCTGGAAAAGGAAGGGAGTACGGGTGTGTTGCGCGCGGGCGATGGCGCGTTTCATCTCACCGGCGGCGTGATCGCCTCGGCCGATTGCCGCAGGACGACCGGGTTGGACCGGCTCGTTGTGGAGGCGGGCGTGGCGACCGCGGAGGATTGGCAGCGGGCGGGTTCGGGCGATCCGGGACAGGTACTGACTCGTCCGCGCCTGGAAACCCTCGCGCTGCTTTCGGTTTTCGACGCGGCTTACTTTCTGCTCGCGTCGCCCGCCGTCCCGGAGTTCCGGCCGGCGCCGCCGCACTGGCTCGCCCCGGTCTGTCACATCACGCCGCGCGCACTGGTGCAGGAATGCGCGCGGCGCGGTGATCCGGAGTCCGGACCATGGCCCGCGGAGCTGGTCGACCGGGCGCCGGTCGTGCCGGTGCGCCGCGTCCGGCGGCGGCACGTGGTGCTCACGGCGGGCCAGGCCGAGGTGCTCGCGGCGGCGGATACCCAGCGCAGTATCACCGGGATCGCCCGCGACCTCGGCCGCACCACGTACGGCTGTCTGAAGGCGGTACGGGAATTGACGGCGGCGGGCTTGATCAGGCCGCCCAGCCCTGTAGTCGAGCCGGGTCGGCACACCGCCCATTGGGGTGCGGGATTCGCGCCCTACAGCGGATCGCAGGGCGTTCACACCGAGACGCGAAACGGTAAGCACGCCAGGATGACCGGGCCGGGCGTGGCCGAATCGACCACGCGCACCGTGGCGTCGGCCGGACACATCATCGACCTCGAGTCTGCGGCCGGGGAACCCGGCTGTGCGCGAGAGGGCGCGCCGCCATCTCCGATCGGCGATCCCACCGCCCCACCCCTACGCCGCCGGGTGCGGTCGGCCCTGCCGCCGACCGCGGAACAGTGGGAGCCCGTGGACCGCGACGTGCTGGTTCGCCTGCGGGCGGCGTTGGAGGAGCTTGCGTGACCGCGCGAAAGAAACTGCTCGGCGAATGGATGGGAAGGTTTAGCAAGGTGGCGATGTCCGGACCCGAACCGAACGCGGCGGTGCTGGCGGAACTGAAGATGCTGCGGGATCGGGTGCCGCAGTCGACCGGCGCGCTGGTCGCGTCCGGCGATGGATTGCTGATCGCCCACGACCTGCCCGCGCACATCGAACCCGACGGAATGGCAGCGCTGTCGGCTTCGCATCTGGCGCTGTCGTACCGGCTGTCCGCCACCGCGAACGGCGGCGGCTTCCACGAGGTCGTGGTGCGCGGCACCGAGGGACACGTGGTGATCTACGCGGCGGGCTGGGCCTCGCTGACCGTACTGGCCGGACCCGAAGTGAACGTCGGCCGGCTCCATTTGGAGTCGCGTCCGGTGGCGCGAGCGATCGTCGATCATCTGGCGGCGCTGGCGACCAAGCCCGGAAAGGACCGGGCAGTGCACACCCATCGAAAGGAATGAAATGACGAATCTCGATCTGGCGCTCAAGGACATGATGGTGATCGACGGTGCGATCGGTGCCGCCGTCGTCGACTACAACAGTGGCATGGCGCTCGGAATGCTCGGCAGCTCGAAGGCTTTGGATCTGCAGATCGCTGCCGCGGGCAATACCGAAGTGGTGCGCGCCAAGCTGCGGACCATGGAGCAGCTCGGCCTCAAGGAGGATATCGAGGACATCCTCATCACCCTCTCCGGCCAGTACCACATCATCCGCCCGATGACCGGCCGCAAATCCAAAGGCCTCTTCCTCTACATCGCCCTCGACCGCGGACGGGCCAACCTCGCGCTCGCCAGGCACCACCTGCGTGGCATCGAAGAGGAGCTGGAGGTCTGACCAGCCCGCGGCGGTCGGCGCGACACCGCCGCGGCAGAGAAGCGTTGGGGGTCTTCAGGGTTGGGTAAGGCGGCGACCGTGAGGAAGTGGACGAAGCACGTCGTCCAGGTCGATTCCGCCACCACCGGTCACTGCCAGGGCGCACCAGGTAGCCCGAAGCGACCGAGTCAGCGATTCTTCCGGGCCACAAGCACGGCGTCGCGAAGCTCGATCTGGTGACTGCCGTGCGTCACCGTTCGAGATCTGTTCTCCGCCACCAGGATTTCCCACCGGACGGGATCCAGCTCCGCCGCCAGGCCTTCCGCCGTGGCGTGCACTCCGGAGGCGTGTGCGGCCGAATGCGCGTCCGACGGATGGTGTCCGACGATGAGAAGCGTACCGCCGGTCGCGACCGCGGGAGCCAGTCGGCGCAGCAGGGTTTCGGCTCCGGTGGCGGGGTGGGCGTAGTGGGAGCAGACCAAGTCGAAACTGTTCTCCGGCGGTATCCATTCGGTCAGATCTTCTGTGCGCCAATCGATTCGATCTGCCACCTCGGGGCCGCGGATATCGGCGCGCTCGCGAGCGCGATCGAGTGCCGTGGTGGCGAAGTCGACGGCCGTCACCCGCCAGCCGTGCGCGGCGAGCCACACCGCTTCCGCGCCTTCGCCGCAGCCCGCATCCAGGGCGCGGCCCGGCGGCAGTTTCGCCGCCTCGACCGTCAGGTGCGGATTGGGTTGGACGTGCGCGGTGGTGGTCGTGCGGTAGCGGTTTTCCCAGAAGGCGTGGTCAAGTTGTTCGGACACGGTGATCCTTTCGTCGTTCACAGGCCGTGGCGGCTGTCGCCGGAGCCCGCCTCGCACAGGCGCGCTTCGGTGTCGGCCGAGAACGGGTGAGCGTCGACCGCGTTCCGGGTGTCCTCGGCGACCAGGTCGGCGTTGATCTGCGCGCCCGCTGCGGCGCCCGCGGCGGCCGCCGCGCCGACTTGGGCGGCCAGGTCGGTGACGTTGCCCGCGGCCCACACGCCGGGCACCTCGGTGCGGCCGGTCGGGTCGGCCGCGATGAACTCGCCCATCGGGTGCTCGCTGGTGCGCAGTCCGAGCGTCGCGAGGAACCCGGCCCGCGCCACCATGCGCGACCCGACCGCGACGACCTCGCGCTCGATCACCGTGCCGTCGGTCAGCCGCACACCGGCGATGCGGTCGTCGGCGATCACCAGGTCCGCGACTCCGCCCTCGACCAGCCGGATGCCGCGGGCGGCCAGCTGCACCGCCTCCTCGGGCGTCGGTGCGGTGGTGCCGGTGAAGAACGTCACGTCCGCGCTCATCTGCCGGAACAGCAGCGCCTGGTGGACCGACATCGGACCCGTGGCGAGCACGCCGATCGCTCGATCGCGTACCTCCCAGCCGTGGCAGTACGGGCAGTGCACCACGTCGCGTCCCCAACGTTCGCGCAGGCCGGGGATGTCGGGCAGCTCGTCGGCCAAGCCGGTGGCGACCAGCAGCCTGCGGGCGCTGACAGTCCGGTCGTCGGCCGTCGTCACCGCGAATCCGTCGCCATCTCGGCTCGCGCCGCGCACCTCACCCGAAACGAGCTGAACGCCGAACTGCCGGACCTCCGAACGGCCGCGTTCCAGCAGCTCGGCGGGCGGCATGCCCTCTCGCGCGAGCAGACCGTGTACGCCATCCGCCGGTGCGTTGCGCGGCGCGCCCGCGTCGATCACCAGCACCGAGCGCCGCGAGCGGCCGAGCATGAGCGCACCGCTCAATCCCGCGGCGCCGCCGCCGATCACCACCACGTCATAGCTGTCTCTCAGTTGATCGGTCACGTGACCACCTCCTGCGACGACTATGCGAGCCTTACCGCCGAACCGGCAACATTGTTTGCCACTCTGGCAAACTGGTCCCAT from Nocardia bhagyanarayanae includes these protein-coding regions:
- a CDS encoding DUF6011 domain-containing protein → MAETDDRPEIRLVAHCRRCHGWLVSAESVAQGIGPTCAIRERAEQRAAAARELTLFDIVA
- a CDS encoding DUF488 domain-containing protein translates to MRRIATIGVYGFAAEAFLERLTGAGVGLLLDLRQRRGVRGPDYSWANSARLQSMLAAADIGYRHVKELAPTTELRRLQYREDDRQGVGKRNRVALAPEYAERYTREILDPFDLGALVAELPSDSVTALLCVERDPEACHRSLVAERLRAEQGLPVTDLRPS
- a CDS encoding class I SAM-dependent methyltransferase produces the protein MSEQLDHAFWENRYRTTTTAHVQPNPHLTVEAAKLPPGRALDAGCGEGAEAVWLAAHGWRVTAVDFATTALDRARERADIRGPEVADRIDWRTEDLTEWIPPENSFDLVCSHYAHPATGAETLLRRLAPAVATGGTLLIVGHHPSDAHSAAHASGVHATAEGLAAELDPVRWEILVAENRSRTVTHGSHQIELRDAVLVARKNR
- a CDS encoding roadblock/LC7 domain-containing protein — translated: MTARKKLLGEWMGRFSKVAMSGPEPNAAVLAELKMLRDRVPQSTGALVASGDGLLIAHDLPAHIEPDGMAALSASHLALSYRLSATANGGGFHEVVVRGTEGHVVIYAAGWASLTVLAGPEVNVGRLHLESRPVARAIVDHLAALATKPGKDRAVHTHRKE
- a CDS encoding NAD(P)/FAD-dependent oxidoreductase yields the protein MTDQLRDSYDVVVIGGGAAGLSGALMLGRSRRSVLVIDAGAPRNAPADGVHGLLAREGMPPAELLERGRSEVRQFGVQLVSGEVRGASRDGDGFAVTTADDRTVSARRLLVATGLADELPDIPGLRERWGRDVVHCPYCHGWEVRDRAIGVLATGPMSVHQALLFRQMSADVTFFTGTTAPTPEEAVQLAARGIRLVEGGVADLVIADDRIAGVRLTDGTVIEREVVAVGSRMVARAGFLATLGLRTSEHPMGEFIAADPTGRTEVPGVWAAGNVTDLAAQVGAAAAAGAAAGAQINADLVAEDTRNAVDAHPFSADTEARLCEAGSGDSRHGL
- a CDS encoding helix-turn-helix transcriptional regulator, whose product is MRADRLVSLVLLLRQRGRLTATELADELEVSTRTVLRDIEALSAAGVPVYAERGRHGGFALLPGFQTELTGLNHDEALALLVAGSRRGAQAFGLGAALASAMRKVVDALPESYRATAAGAAERLLIDPETDLLSRRLVAEDAPDAVVTEVRRAVFAGRKLRIHYAAVDQTPQWRTVDPIGLVTARGQGYLLATRSGADRTYRLSRILAAEELPEPAQRPERVDLDRAWQERSKRFRTGGDQVTVLVQMDPARREDLVGTALAVRAEEAEADGRLRLEVTFQDPRHAEWALWQLATDAEALAPQWLRTSLHNRAAAVATRYGASS
- a CDS encoding YybH family protein; the protein is MTNKKVATDPNDLGKYFIERANAGDVDGLVALYEPDAVLAFPPGNTATGHAEIRKVYEQFVAAAPVLSPGRQHPVLVSGDLALTASTLTTGEMTVEIARRQPDGSWLWAVDQPALVP
- a CDS encoding Txe/YoeB family addiction module toxin, encoding MSDRKLVFTAYGWETYTSWLARDRTILKAANKVINAALADPFVGIGKPEPLKHHLAGHWSRRITREHRLIYYVTDSELIVIGVGGHYDD
- a CDS encoding GNAT family N-acetyltransferase — its product is MNRLPMLSAVQIAAERVLLRKARDTDRERLIELQTDPDVWTYIGGPRLREDVEQRLDAIGGTAKATANPGHFVIADKTTDDLLGTFELKRRAADEPGHVTDHGEELELGYLLRRDAWGAGLAFEAATTVLRAAADELPDQPVLIATQTANKRSLGLAARLGFQPVSTFEWFDAEQTLCLASLHSFKG